Proteins encoded in a region of the Simkaniaceae bacterium genome:
- a CDS encoding DEAD/DEAH box helicase: MNIDFVQKADLEKGRLLLARGIPSLLFSERTYQVEVFAEEKGEATYWIFLGLDGGYRPIDYFCTCDRFEAAKSCPHVAAAYLAVYEGGTLPIHMRYKSSLWFMLFFIAARRHGFSPKLVKLPQNKGFQIKSSNQNKILFKIKANTEIGESKLKEFVFNREKETEENSIKFSNLSTEEIQHYKEGRPSLELQFELSFWSDLAKWLAVLEAQNHSYDIQFRATSDLLPTEIFVAFDDIEFSVYIAKANWPELMMVLRQTKSPLPVFDFYDFDLKKITYDPDQRALLLSKEMFHFPQKAKEVDLGEWVFRPHYGFFPKMNPPLFQGPVIEGKALAEVFRKYPILLQDKLKGESIQLDPIEPRYDLHMDASGNLHITLYAFEKGDLQAEQSHFFPPWGYLKNKGFIRWTDLMFDEGDKVIARERIADFISHYKVWLSQFEGFATHLTRMESRLIYEVTPERQLRFDVAEDFENAYQGVIDLGEWLYIRGEGFFSKNVNLVHSFLKPGMVLKGRDISSFIRSHEPELELVHQFFAEKCPVLKMGLKVSYNESGVIEVEPQVRYTTGYHEDRVMIFNEYAYVPDEGFSRIPEKALLPAGYENVKEIPTFLEQHFLFHELNDLKPYIFEIDPKLRCARQVRLFISHVDHLSESGLWKLKLCVRTEFGDASFEDLHFAVTTLKPFLASDAGLILLKEPHFDWIKTLDDKRIYKDGLKMTTMEWIRLCVYQDVEFGSSCDPQSVNALLQFKSLKMTELDKPCLVGFKTDMRPYQEIGVKWLWHLYHNHLSGILADEMGLGKTHQAMGLIAAVQNHCRQSEARFFVVCPTSVLYHWEMLLSKFLPEIKVFTYYGPQRSLDAFQGSDLFLTSYGTLRTDISKIKMIRFEVAIFDEMQSAKNKESQIHKALKALRSKMKLGLSGTPIENDLSELKALFDILLPQYFPKDEAFKEMFVLPIERFQDRLKTGLLKRLINPFILRRRKTEVLQDLPDKIEEIAYIDLSDEQHEIYRRIFEHGYIELEELETQEKPRLHLHIFALLSKLKQVCNHPCLVTKTPEQYLDHTSGKFELFKELIREARASDQKVVVFTQYLDMIKIFRLYFESMGIGYACIHGQTKDRKGEVERFRDDPSCEIFIASLQAGGVGIDLIAASVVIHYDRWWNPAKENQATDRVHRFGQTRGVQVFKLVTKGTIEERIHELIEQKKGLLQNVIGYDEEDQFKKIDPSELMQMLRDYHRETQK; the protein is encoded by the coding sequence ATGAACATAGATTTTGTACAAAAAGCTGACCTTGAAAAAGGAAGGCTTTTGCTGGCAAGAGGAATTCCCTCTCTTTTGTTTTCCGAACGGACCTATCAAGTGGAAGTTTTTGCAGAGGAAAAAGGGGAAGCAACCTATTGGATTTTTTTGGGGCTTGATGGGGGCTATCGTCCGATCGATTACTTTTGTACATGCGATCGATTTGAAGCAGCCAAAAGCTGCCCCCATGTGGCAGCGGCCTATTTAGCGGTATATGAGGGGGGCACGCTTCCTATTCATATGCGCTACAAGTCCTCTCTTTGGTTTATGCTCTTTTTTATTGCAGCCCGTCGGCATGGTTTTTCTCCTAAACTTGTCAAGTTGCCACAGAATAAGGGATTTCAGATCAAGTCATCCAATCAAAATAAGATTTTATTTAAAATTAAAGCGAATACGGAGATTGGGGAGTCTAAACTCAAGGAATTTGTTTTTAACCGCGAGAAGGAGACAGAAGAAAACTCCATTAAGTTTTCGAATCTCTCGACAGAAGAAATACAGCACTACAAAGAGGGGCGTCCGAGTTTAGAGCTTCAGTTTGAGCTCTCTTTTTGGTCGGACCTTGCAAAATGGCTCGCTGTTTTAGAAGCGCAAAACCACTCTTATGACATCCAATTTCGCGCGACAAGTGATTTGTTGCCCACTGAAATTTTTGTCGCTTTTGATGACATTGAATTTTCAGTCTATATCGCAAAAGCCAATTGGCCTGAGCTAATGATGGTTTTGAGGCAGACGAAAAGCCCGTTGCCTGTCTTCGATTTTTATGATTTTGATTTGAAAAAAATCACCTATGATCCCGATCAGAGGGCGTTGCTTCTTTCCAAGGAGATGTTTCATTTCCCTCAGAAGGCAAAAGAGGTTGATTTAGGAGAGTGGGTCTTTAGGCCTCATTATGGATTTTTCCCTAAAATGAATCCCCCTCTTTTTCAGGGGCCGGTGATTGAAGGAAAAGCTTTAGCAGAGGTTTTTCGTAAATATCCCATTCTTTTGCAGGATAAGTTGAAGGGGGAATCCATTCAATTAGACCCGATTGAACCGCGGTATGATTTGCACATGGATGCGAGTGGCAACTTACATATTACGCTCTATGCATTTGAGAAAGGAGATTTGCAAGCGGAGCAATCTCATTTTTTTCCCCCTTGGGGCTATCTCAAAAACAAAGGGTTTATCCGATGGACTGATCTCATGTTTGATGAGGGAGATAAAGTGATTGCGCGCGAGCGCATTGCTGATTTTATTAGCCATTATAAAGTATGGCTCAGTCAATTTGAGGGATTTGCGACGCATTTAACGCGGATGGAGTCGCGCTTAATTTATGAAGTGACGCCGGAAAGGCAATTGAGATTTGATGTTGCGGAAGATTTTGAGAATGCTTATCAGGGTGTGATTGATTTAGGGGAATGGCTCTATATTCGAGGGGAAGGATTTTTTTCGAAAAATGTCAATCTTGTTCACTCCTTTTTGAAGCCCGGTATGGTGCTGAAGGGGCGTGATATCAGTTCATTTATCCGCTCTCATGAACCTGAGCTCGAGTTGGTCCATCAGTTTTTTGCCGAAAAATGTCCGGTGCTCAAAATGGGACTTAAAGTTTCCTACAACGAATCGGGTGTGATTGAAGTCGAGCCGCAGGTGCGTTATACAACCGGCTATCATGAGGATCGCGTGATGATCTTTAATGAATATGCCTATGTGCCCGATGAGGGGTTTTCGCGTATCCCGGAAAAAGCATTGCTGCCTGCAGGCTATGAAAATGTCAAAGAAATCCCCACCTTTTTAGAGCAGCACTTTTTATTTCACGAGCTCAATGATTTAAAACCCTATATTTTTGAAATTGACCCAAAATTAAGATGCGCGCGTCAAGTGAGACTCTTTATATCCCATGTCGATCATTTATCGGAGAGTGGATTGTGGAAATTAAAGCTTTGTGTTCGCACGGAGTTTGGGGACGCTTCTTTTGAGGATCTGCATTTTGCAGTGACAACGCTGAAACCTTTTTTAGCTTCAGATGCGGGATTGATTTTATTAAAAGAACCTCATTTTGATTGGATAAAAACGCTCGATGACAAGCGTATTTATAAAGATGGACTCAAAATGACAACCATGGAATGGATCCGTCTTTGCGTGTATCAAGATGTCGAGTTTGGATCATCATGTGATCCTCAGTCTGTCAATGCGCTCCTTCAATTTAAATCCTTGAAAATGACAGAACTCGACAAGCCCTGTTTGGTTGGTTTTAAAACGGATATGCGTCCTTATCAAGAAATCGGTGTCAAATGGCTCTGGCATCTCTATCACAATCACTTATCGGGGATTTTAGCCGACGAGATGGGGCTTGGGAAAACGCACCAAGCTATGGGATTGATCGCTGCCGTTCAAAACCACTGCCGTCAAAGTGAAGCGCGATTTTTTGTCGTATGCCCCACTTCCGTCCTCTACCATTGGGAAATGCTCCTCTCGAAATTTTTGCCTGAGATCAAAGTCTTTACTTATTATGGTCCGCAGAGAAGCCTAGATGCTTTCCAAGGGAGTGATTTGTTTTTAACCAGTTATGGAACATTGCGCACCGATATTTCCAAAATCAAGATGATCCGGTTTGAGGTGGCCATTTTTGATGAGATGCAATCGGCTAAAAATAAAGAATCGCAAATTCACAAAGCATTGAAGGCGCTCCGCTCAAAAATGAAGCTCGGCTTATCGGGAACGCCGATTGAAAACGATCTTTCTGAACTCAAAGCCCTTTTTGATATCTTGCTCCCTCAATATTTCCCCAAAGATGAGGCCTTTAAAGAGATGTTCGTGTTGCCGATCGAACGGTTTCAGGATCGCCTCAAAACAGGGCTTCTCAAACGGCTGATCAATCCCTTTATTTTGCGCCGGCGCAAAACGGAAGTTCTACAAGATTTGCCTGACAAGATCGAGGAAATTGCCTATATCGATTTGAGTGATGAACAGCACGAGATATACCGGCGTATTTTTGAGCATGGATATATTGAGTTGGAAGAGTTAGAAACACAAGAAAAACCCCGTCTACATTTGCACATTTTCGCCCTGCTGAGCAAATTGAAGCAGGTGTGTAATCATCCCTGCTTAGTGACTAAAACACCTGAGCAATACCTCGACCACACATCGGGCAAATTTGAGCTATTTAAAGAGTTGATTAGAGAGGCCCGAGCCAGTGACCAAAAAGTGGTTGTTTTCACCCAATATCTCGATATGATTAAAATTTTTCGCCTCTATTTTGAGAGCATGGGGATTGGGTATGCATGCATTCATGGACAAACTAAAGATCGTAAAGGGGAGGTCGAGCGCTTCCGCGATGATCCTTCTTGTGAGATCTTTATCGCATCACTCCAAGCGGGAGGAGTGGGAATTGATTTAATTGCCGCTTCTGTAGTGATTCACTACGACCGATGGTGGAATCCCGCCAAGGAAAACCAGGCAACGGATCGGGTCCATCGCTTCGGACAAACTCGGGGTGTACAAGTCTTTAAACTTGTCACAAAAGGGACGATCGAAGAGAGGATTCACGAGCTCATTGAACAGAAGAAAGGGCTCCTTCAGAATGTGATCGGGTATGATGAGGAGGATCAGTTTAAAAAGATTGATCCGAGCGAGCTGATGCAAATGCTGCGCGACTATCATAGAGAAACCCAAAAATAA
- the der gene encoding ribosome biogenesis GTPase Der — translation MGLPYLKIALVGRPNVGKSHLFNRMSNKRISIVDEMEGVTRDRLYAYTEYFGTPIQLIDTAGIDPQNISLFNQEMIAQSELAIAEADAVILVVDGTVGVQPLDRVVNQLVRKCNKPYVLAINKMEGQNEQHAHEFFSLNAPHSVEVSAMHGRGIEELYESVLDGLTVDEVAAVDEGIKLAIIGRPNVGKSTFLNAVLGEKRVVVSDQAGTTRDSIDAHIEIDGQSFTLIDTAGIRRRHKELNVVEKFAAIRTQRAIERADICLFMIDAVDGLTTQEKGILSDIEKAKKGCILFVNKWDQISNVRMEHAKKDLFHMAPQLRFYPIIFGSALTQRNISEVFKLTSQVYSELTRRIPTSELNHFLERTMQLNHPPMIQGKRLRIYYMSQIETAPPQFILFINYKDRMTDTYERYLMNAFREKYSFLGIPLTFYLRKKSQKELPHMASTH, via the coding sequence ATGGGTCTTCCCTATCTCAAAATAGCTCTTGTTGGGCGCCCCAATGTGGGTAAATCCCACCTATTCAATCGAATGAGTAATAAAAGAATTTCGATTGTCGATGAAATGGAAGGGGTAACGCGCGATCGCCTTTATGCCTATACCGAATATTTTGGGACCCCGATTCAACTCATCGATACGGCAGGGATTGATCCTCAAAATATATCTTTATTCAATCAAGAAATGATTGCCCAATCAGAGCTCGCTATTGCTGAGGCCGATGCCGTTATTCTCGTTGTTGATGGAACCGTCGGCGTTCAACCCCTCGATCGGGTTGTCAATCAGCTCGTGAGAAAGTGCAATAAGCCCTATGTGCTCGCTATCAATAAAATGGAAGGGCAGAACGAACAACACGCCCATGAGTTCTTTTCTTTAAATGCGCCTCATTCCGTTGAGGTTTCGGCAATGCATGGCCGCGGCATTGAAGAGCTCTATGAGTCCGTTCTCGATGGCCTTACAGTTGATGAAGTTGCCGCTGTTGATGAGGGCATTAAACTCGCTATTATTGGACGCCCTAATGTGGGAAAATCGACATTTTTAAATGCAGTTCTTGGTGAGAAAAGGGTGGTTGTTTCCGATCAGGCAGGAACAACGCGCGATAGTATCGATGCTCACATTGAAATCGATGGCCAATCCTTCACTCTAATTGATACGGCCGGGATTCGAAGACGGCATAAAGAACTCAATGTTGTCGAAAAATTTGCTGCCATTCGCACACAACGCGCGATTGAGAGGGCAGATATCTGCCTATTTATGATTGATGCCGTTGATGGACTGACAACCCAAGAGAAAGGGATTTTATCCGATATTGAAAAAGCAAAGAAAGGGTGTATCCTCTTTGTTAATAAGTGGGATCAAATCAGTAATGTGAGAATGGAGCATGCAAAGAAAGACCTCTTTCACATGGCCCCTCAATTGCGATTCTACCCTATTATTTTTGGCTCGGCTCTGACGCAGCGCAACATATCAGAGGTTTTCAAGCTGACTTCGCAAGTCTATAGCGAACTCACTCGCCGTATTCCAACATCTGAGCTCAATCACTTCTTAGAGCGAACGATGCAACTCAATCATCCTCCAATGATTCAAGGAAAGCGGCTTCGTATTTATTATATGTCTCAAATTGAAACGGCGCCCCCTCAGTTTATTCTCTTTATCAATTATAAAGATCGCATGACGGATACCTACGAGCGCTATCTGATGAATGCCTTCCGCGAGAAGTATTCATTCCTTGGAATTCCGCTCACGTTCTATTTGCGAAAGAAAAGCCAAAAAGAACTCCCTCACATGGCCTCTACTCACTGA
- the yidD gene encoding membrane protein insertion efficiency factor YidD: MLFSYTLTAYQPGYVEPWGKDKALAGFQKDEDFIPPKRKDIPSRIAEAVIAFHQNILSPTDGPRSHYRPSSSEYMKQAIRRHGFVMGYLMGCDRLLRENKEHWVYRKTLYGNTEYKYDPVIPK; this comes from the coding sequence ATGCTTTTTAGCTATACCCTGACTGCCTATCAGCCGGGTTATGTCGAACCTTGGGGCAAAGATAAAGCCCTCGCCGGCTTCCAAAAAGACGAAGATTTTATTCCTCCGAAACGCAAAGATATCCCCTCACGCATCGCAGAAGCCGTCATCGCTTTTCATCAAAACATTCTCTCCCCTACCGACGGCCCCCGTAGTCACTACCGCCCCTCAAGCTCTGAATATATGAAGCAAGCCATCCGCCGTCACGGCTTTGTCATGGGCTATCTCATGGGATGTGACCGCCTCTTAAGGGAAAATAAAGAGCACTGGGTTTATCGCAAAACGCTCTACGGCAACACGGAATACAAATACGACCCGGTTATACCGAAATAA
- a CDS encoding tetratricopeptide repeat protein, which translates to MKEWSSFNTLMTKIKRLIRGALSLFIALSLAGCYGFGKGTIQPQLAYAMPEWRIQSMPTAFEPLKEQEEAQEWGKEYKIGVALAKELDLYRAVTAFKRAHILIPKSEMVRRLEIQYYLVLSYYIGHRFEDALEAFESSSLAMIDRSFPVYKDLLIVLYDCYKNLNEIDHANRVLEAIHQADQPTGEKLKLSYAISQGEVNRIVAASYSPQIKQQSEELVHFYDEYKKSPRTAQALNALIPGAGYLYIGQKQTAITAFLLNSLCTAAAAYFFYNGNIPAGIVMTSFEAGWYFGGIYGAGEAAKTYNERLFENNANQMMRKNELYPVLALQYAF; encoded by the coding sequence ATGAAGGAATGGAGCTCATTCAACACCCTGATGACGAAGATTAAACGGCTTATTCGAGGAGCGCTTTCTCTTTTTATCGCGCTTTCCTTAGCCGGATGCTATGGTTTTGGCAAGGGGACCATCCAACCCCAACTTGCCTACGCAATGCCCGAGTGGCGTATCCAGTCAATGCCCACAGCCTTTGAACCTTTGAAAGAACAAGAAGAAGCTCAAGAGTGGGGAAAAGAATACAAAATTGGTGTAGCACTTGCAAAAGAGCTCGATCTCTACCGCGCGGTGACGGCTTTTAAACGCGCTCATATCCTCATTCCTAAAAGTGAAATGGTGCGCCGATTAGAAATCCAATATTATCTCGTCTTAAGTTATTATATTGGACATCGTTTTGAAGATGCCCTTGAAGCTTTTGAAAGCTCTTCTCTTGCAATGATCGATCGCTCCTTCCCGGTCTATAAAGACCTTCTCATTGTCCTATATGATTGCTATAAAAACTTGAATGAGATCGATCACGCAAACCGCGTTCTCGAGGCTATTCATCAAGCGGATCAACCTACGGGAGAGAAGCTCAAACTCTCTTACGCTATTTCTCAAGGTGAAGTGAACCGAATTGTGGCTGCAAGCTATAGCCCGCAAATCAAACAACAGAGCGAAGAATTGGTCCATTTTTATGATGAATATAAAAAATCGCCACGCACCGCTCAAGCACTCAATGCTCTCATTCCGGGTGCCGGCTACCTCTATATCGGCCAAAAGCAAACGGCGATCACCGCTTTTCTTCTCAACTCCCTCTGTACTGCCGCTGCTGCCTACTTCTTCTACAATGGAAATATCCCTGCCGGCATCGTGATGACGAGTTTTGAAGCGGGTTGGTACTTTGGGGGCATTTATGGAGCGGGTGAAGCGGCAAAGACCTATAATGAACGCCTGTTTGAAAACAATGCAAATCAGATGATGAGGAAAAATGAGCTCTATCCGGTGCTTGCTCTTCAGTATGCTTTTTAG